The window GGATTCTGCAGCTTTGTGAGTGTGTATAAATACAGTCGTTTCTACGCATGTGAGATATAGTGAAATCTAAGATGACTTCGATTCTTCACTGAACCGTTGTCAGTTGAGAGAACCGTGAATGTTGTTCCGGGCCCTGTTATGAGGGGGGCCCACTAAGGTCCTCTATGCAATAGCCAATTATTGGGCCCAGGGAAGAAGGGGTCCACCTATAAAAAGAAGTTTGTCCCAGGTCCCGAGAATTTTAGCTATGACTCTGGTTCTTTGTGAGCAAAGAAGAAGTTTGGCAAGATCTATTCGATGCATATTAAGGATGCTGTGGCCTAAATGGGCATTTTGCCACGTCAAGTATTATCTAACAAGTGCGTGTGCAGATAATACACAATTGTCACCTAGTTGAACTTCATCTTTTGTATCTAATTGAAAACCCACCTTAAAATAATCAAGATATGCAAATGTCTTGGTGAAATGCCTTTAGTCCATTCGTAACTTAGATCAAGAAAATTGTATAACATTTGTTTGAAAGCTGCTGATGAGATGATTTCTCAGTTGGATTCTGAACTTTAGGTCTAGAAGTATGGGAATGGTGGTCTCTACAGGATTGCAGGTGACAAGAGAAGGCGCAATTACTGGCAAAAAGGCTAGGCTTTTGAAAGACAGGATCACTgtggaaaaaaaagggggaaGAACAGCATGAAGTACTACAAATCCATCATAACAATGCTGTTACACAACAACAGTTGTTTAAGAAGTATACAAGCCAAGGGAAGCACCCCTGTCTTTAAATATTACTTCAGTTCATCTCAATTTCATCAAAACATACATTTGAATTTAATTAATAGAAACTTTAAGGGTGGTTGAATATCATTATAGCAAGTTCTTGTAAGATTAAGGGGCAAATATTTGTTGGAGCAGTTAAGGGATCTTTAGGAGGCTGGGGCGTAAGAGGGTGGGTTTTTAGCTTGGCAAGGGGAGGAGGGTTCTGCACTCGCTACTGAATGGGAGAATTCCTTGATGGTGACATTGAGAAGGTTTGTGGTGACGTCAGTCACAACATTGGCACAGCTGGGCAATCAGGGTCCCCCTCTTTTGGTACCCTGTTTTTCTCTGGAAGTGGGGTGATAGAGCGGCAACTAACCTTGCAGACCGAAGCTCGAGCCGTCTGGGTTCGATGGCGAAGCTTTCGTTTTCCACCCCGAAATGCAGGGAGATTCGAAGAGCCCTGGTCTTCATCTTCAAGAGAGGACGGTGGAGAGGACGAATTAGAAGGTGAGGAAGGAAGGAACTGCGCCGGCCTGGATGCAGTGTTGGGCTTAGCTGCTTTTGGAGGTTGGGAGGCGTTGCAGGAACGGGATATTGGACCAGCTGCCGAAGAAGGAACTTCAGATTGAGGAGGAGCTGGGTGTTTCTGAGATGAAGAGGAGCTGCCGTTAGACCCACTGGAACTGGAAGGTGATGGTGGAGGCTGGTACTGAAATGTCTGCCCATTTGCAGAGAAATGGCTACCACTGAAGTTTCCACCTCTTTGATTGGCTGCATTGCCTGACACTTCACTGGTCATGGAAGATAATGGCCCAAAGGGATGGAGCCCAAAAGGCTGACCATACATGGGGAAACCCAACATTTTCATTGGATGCTGGAATGGCCTGTAGGGCATGTCCCCTTGCCTTTTCCCTATGATACGATTTCGGGATGGGATTTTCGCCCGCCCCACAAACGACTGTGGCGTCCTCCTATTGGCTACTCCACCACTTTCAGATTTGTCAATGACCTTCAGGTTCAAGATTATGCGACCTCGTTTTACCTCCCGCGGTTTGACCCTGCGGTTGAGGATGCGAACAGTTTCGGAGAACGGAGAGATAGGAGGACGGGATGAAAACATGGATCCCGTGGGGTCAGCCAGGGGGTCAGGACGAGGCAAAGGTCGACGAGACATCCTATGACAACGGTGGATGTCCTTCTTGAGTTTATGAGCAGCAGCTAGGGAGTGCACTCTGGGGGTTGGAGCTGTAGAGTAGGAAGAGGACGATGAAGGCTGAGGAGCTGCTGTACTTGCAGAACAGGAAGAGGTGGGAGGTCTCGCAGCAGTGTGAGGTGGAGTGCGTCTGGTTTTTATGCTTCGTGATGTTTCACCTGCCTGTGCTCGTGCCtagaaaggcaaaaaaaaaaaaaatgtgagtgaGTGATTACTAAAGTATCAAGAAGGAAGTGTATTTATGGGTTTGAAATCAATCAAAacagaatataaacactcactgaacacttaattaggaacatctgtacacctacttattcattcaattatctaatcagccaatcaggtgGCAGCAGTGtcatgcatacaatcatgcagatacgggtcaggagcttcagttaatgttcacatcaaccatcagaatggggaaaaaatttgttaTGCccgacgggctggtttgagtatttctgtaactgttgatctcctgggattttcacacacaacagtctctcgaatttactcagaatggtgccaaaaacaaaaaacatccagtgagcggcagttctgcggatggaaacacctcgttgatgagagaggtcaacggagaatgaccagactggttcgagctgacagaaaggcagtggtaactcagataaccactctgtacaattatagtgagcagaatagcatctcagaatgcacaacatgccgaaccttgaggcggatgggctacaacagcagaagaccacgtctagAACTTAACTAGGAccatggtgttcctaataaagtgctcagtgagtgtatattaaacaataaaaaaattagatGATGGCAAATATATAAGAAAACTCAAACCTTCAGTACAAAGTTTTTTGGTTTAGGCCCACGTTTCTTTGGGCCATAAAGTTCCTGCTCCCGTTCCCTGTGAATAGTGGGATAGCATTATTTAAGCCAAGGAAAATATTACATCACTTCAGAGTCAAGCCCAAACCATAACAATCTAAATGAAACCCTTTGAAGCTACATGCAAGCCATCTTTGTTTAAAATTCCAATAGGAAAGGCTAGTTTCCAGTCTAACTGGCATTAAACAAGCTACAAAACTCAAGCAAGTGATTACAAGAAAAATAATGTAATCATTTTCTTTCCAGGCTCTTAcgttaaatattttaacatctgagACGTAGTTTGGGACACATAGTTCAAAAGCCTATATATAAAAGTGAGAGATAGAGataaaaatgacatatttatCCTTCAAGTGTAACTCACTTTTGCTCAAAGGCTGTGATGAGTCGATCATCCAGGATGTTCTCCTCTGGTTCCCACGTGCTGTGTCTATGttgcaaaacattttaatcttAAAAGAGTAATGGGAAGTTGACAGataacagacatttttttaatcattatatacagtagccACATAAGGTATTTTTGGGCACTAAAGCCACACTTATAAAATTTATGAATGGCACTGTGTTAAATAACAAAATCTACGATGCTACAATACATCTCAGAActaacatttttattaactattttttaataactgttcTAAAGGTGATTTTAAGTGGATTTTgccatttaaaacctaacaaac of the Myxocyprinus asiaticus isolate MX2 ecotype Aquarium Trade chromosome 49, UBuf_Myxa_2, whole genome shotgun sequence genome contains:
- the LOC127438363 gene encoding chromobox protein homolog 6-like yields the protein MELSAGGDRVFAAEAIMKSRVRKGRIEYLVKWKGWALKHSTWEPEENILDDRLITAFEQKEREQELYGPKKRGPKPKNFVLKARAQAGETSRSIKTRRTPPHTAARPPTSSCSASTAAPQPSSSSSYSTAPTPRVHSLAAAHKLKKDIHRCHRMSRRPLPRPDPLADPTGSMFSSRPPISPFSETVRILNRRVKPREVKRGRIILNLKVIDKSESGGVANRRTPQSFVGRAKIPSRNRIIGKRQGDMPYRPFQHPMKMLGFPMYGQPFGLHPFGPLSSMTSEVSGNAANQRGGNFSGSHFSANGQTFQYQPPPSPSSSSGSNGSSSSSQKHPAPPQSEVPSSAAGPISRSCNASQPPKAAKPNTASRPAQFLPSSPSNSSSPPSSLEDEDQGSSNLPAFRGGKRKLRHRTQTARASVCK